A DNA window from Ignavibacteriales bacterium contains the following coding sequences:
- a CDS encoding dehydrogenase E1 component subunit alpha/beta encodes MYTARKTDDKILLLLKQGKLFFHIGGSGHEAIQVATAFALNKGEDWSYPYYRDLAYVLSMGYSVKEIIAEAMHRASGPSSGGFVMPFNYGHKKFRIPSQSSPTGTQFLQAVGTALAQVKDGTKDIVYVSSGEGTTSQGEFHEAINWASREKLPVIFVIQDNKYAISVTKKEQTAGESIYEVVQGYHGLSRYEVDGCDFIESYRITSEAAERARSGKGPSLILAHTVRLLPHSSSDDQRKYRNEDDLARDKAKDPIPNFEKYLISNKFAKDTEIKKIQTEVENQIDRVVDEVEAEPQQDPANLMKYVYSPKTVVAVEGFKEPEHKGEKIVMVDAINHAMAEEIERNSKILIYGEDVGGDKGGVFTATKGLTKKFGWDRVFNSPLAEASIVGTAVGLSVAGYKPIIEIQFGDYIWTAFMQLRDEVAMMRFRSNNEWANPMVVRVAVGGYIHGGLYHSQSIDGFFTHIPGLRVVIPSNAADAKGLLKTAIRSDDPVMFLEHKGLYRASFAASPEPDENYLVPFGLAKTVRYGDDITVVTWGMMVQRSLEAARKLEENGVSVEVVDLRTLNPLDKDAILNSVRKTGKVLIVHEDTLTGGFGAEIAAIIANEAFTRLDAPIKRVAAKDCHIPYGPTLENAMLPQTTDIVFALQELSKF; translated from the coding sequence ATGTATACCGCGAGGAAAACGGACGATAAAATTTTACTTTTGTTAAAACAGGGAAAGCTGTTTTTTCATATTGGCGGTTCCGGCCACGAGGCGATTCAGGTTGCAACTGCCTTCGCATTAAATAAGGGTGAAGACTGGTCGTATCCATATTACCGCGATCTTGCGTATGTTCTTTCCATGGGTTACAGTGTGAAAGAAATAATTGCCGAGGCAATGCACCGCGCAAGTGGACCGAGCAGCGGCGGATTTGTAATGCCGTTCAATTACGGTCACAAGAAATTTAGAATTCCTTCACAATCAAGTCCAACCGGCACACAATTTCTTCAGGCAGTCGGTACTGCATTAGCTCAAGTTAAAGATGGAACGAAAGATATTGTTTATGTTTCTTCAGGAGAGGGGACAACAAGTCAGGGTGAGTTTCATGAAGCGATCAATTGGGCATCGCGGGAGAAACTTCCGGTGATATTTGTTATTCAAGATAATAAATATGCAATCTCCGTAACCAAGAAAGAACAAACTGCCGGCGAATCTATTTACGAAGTAGTTCAGGGATACCACGGATTGAGCCGTTATGAAGTTGATGGATGCGACTTTATTGAATCGTACAGAATCACATCTGAAGCTGCCGAACGTGCGCGAAGCGGCAAAGGACCAAGTTTGATACTTGCACACACAGTGCGGTTATTGCCACATTCTTCTTCAGATGATCAAAGAAAATATCGCAATGAAGATGATCTGGCAAGGGACAAAGCGAAAGATCCGATACCGAATTTTGAAAAATATCTCATCTCAAATAAATTCGCGAAAGATACTGAGATTAAAAAAATTCAAACAGAAGTTGAAAATCAAATCGACCGAGTTGTTGATGAAGTTGAAGCGGAACCTCAGCAGGATCCTGCTAATTTAATGAAGTATGTTTATTCTCCAAAGACTGTTGTAGCTGTAGAAGGATTTAAAGAACCGGAACATAAAGGCGAAAAGATTGTAATGGTCGATGCGATTAACCATGCTATGGCAGAAGAGATCGAACGTAATTCAAAAATCCTCATCTATGGTGAGGATGTTGGCGGTGATAAGGGCGGTGTTTTCACCGCGACAAAAGGTTTGACGAAGAAATTCGGATGGGATCGCGTATTTAATTCTCCCCTTGCCGAAGCAAGCATCGTTGGAACTGCCGTTGGTTTATCGGTTGCCGGTTACAAACCGATTATTGAAATACAATTTGGAGATTACATTTGGACCGCGTTTATGCAATTGCGTGATGAAGTTGCGATGATGCGTTTTCGTTCTAACAACGAATGGGCAAATCCGATGGTTGTTCGTGTTGCTGTTGGAGGGTATATTCATGGCGGCTTATATCATAGTCAGTCTATCGACGGATTCTTCACTCATATTCCCGGTCTTCGAGTTGTCATTCCATCCAATGCTGCAGACGCGAAAGGTTTATTAAAAACGGCCATTCGTTCGGATGATCCGGTGATGTTTCTTGAACATAAGGGATTGTACCGCGCAAGTTTTGCCGCCTCTCCCGAACCGGATGAAAATTATCTTGTTCCATTCGGATTAGCAAAAACGGTACGGTACGGAGATGATATCACAGTTGTAACATGGGGAATGATGGTTCAGCGTTCGCTTGAAGCTGCAAGGAAATTAGAAGAAAATGGTGTAAGTGTTGAGGTCGTGGATCTTCGCACTCTTAATCCGCTTGATAAAGATGCTATACTTAATTCAGTTCGCAAAACAGGAAAAGTTTTAATCGTTCATGAAGATACTTTAACAGGGGGATTTGGCGCCGAAATAGCTGCTATCATTGCAAATGAAGCATTTACACGACTTGATGCACCAATCAAACGAGTTGCCGCGAAAGACTGTCACATCCCGTACGGACCGACACTTGAGAATGCAATGCTTCCGCAAACAACCGATATAGTTTTTGCGCTTCAAGAGTTATCAAAATTTTAA
- a CDS encoding 2-oxo acid dehydrogenase subunit E2: MSKVEVVMPQLGESLTEGTIVKWHKKQGDKIRKDETLLEISTDKVDSEIPSPASGVITKIFFEEQKTVEVRTIIAEIETDASAVSIDTPSKSPDVPKTAPIKEATQALSAKTTPAEKSTGGRFYSPLVLSIAREEGISMAELEQLPGSGEGGRVTKKDILAYVNTRQASKPAQSIAQPPVPLPVGHLETTLKHIESGDLAQKYPPPQYEILQMSNVIAKMSEHMVKSVNTSPHVWAVHECDMTNVDKARRKNAESFEKRERFKLTYTPFVCDAVIKALKQFPLVNASIDGDKIILKKFVNLGIAVAAENGLIVPVIKNADEKNFVGLARSLNDLATRARIKRLVPAEIEGGTFTITNFGVFNTLIGIPIINQPQVAILGTGTVKKRPVVINDAIAIRSIAHLTLAFDHRIVDGALGGTFLETVCKLLENYDSEKVL, translated from the coding sequence ATGTCAAAAGTAGAAGTTGTAATGCCACAATTGGGTGAAAGTCTTACCGAAGGTACGATTGTCAAGTGGCACAAAAAGCAGGGTGATAAAATCAGGAAAGACGAAACGCTTCTTGAAATAAGTACCGATAAAGTCGATTCTGAAATACCATCTCCTGCATCGGGTGTGATTACGAAAATATTTTTTGAAGAACAAAAGACAGTGGAAGTTCGCACGATAATCGCGGAGATAGAAACAGATGCGTCAGCGGTATCGATCGATACTCCATCGAAATCTCCCGACGTACCCAAAACGGCACCGATAAAAGAAGCTACTCAAGCCCTGTCAGCAAAAACAACACCTGCCGAAAAGTCAACCGGTGGAAGATTCTATTCACCTCTCGTTCTTAGCATCGCACGAGAAGAAGGAATTTCAATGGCAGAGCTTGAACAATTACCGGGATCAGGCGAAGGCGGACGTGTAACTAAAAAAGATATACTTGCTTATGTGAATACGAGACAAGCAAGTAAACCGGCTCAATCAATTGCTCAACCACCGGTACCACTTCCGGTAGGTCATCTTGAAACAACATTAAAGCATATTGAATCGGGAGATTTAGCTCAGAAATATCCACCACCTCAATATGAAATTTTGCAGATGAGTAATGTGATCGCAAAAATGTCGGAACATATGGTGAAAAGCGTAAACACTTCACCGCATGTATGGGCTGTGCATGAATGCGACATGACCAATGTAGATAAAGCACGCAGAAAGAATGCTGAATCATTTGAAAAACGGGAAAGATTCAAGTTAACTTATACACCATTCGTCTGCGATGCTGTTATTAAAGCATTGAAACAATTCCCGCTTGTCAATGCATCAATTGATGGCGATAAGATAATATTAAAGAAGTTTGTCAATCTGGGAATTGCCGTAGCGGCTGAAAACGGATTAATTGTTCCGGTAATTAAAAATGCGGACGAAAAGAATTTCGTAGGCCTTGCTCGGTCTTTGAATGATCTTGCAACAAGAGCGCGTATCAAACGACTTGTACCAGCCGAGATTGAGGGAGGTACTTTTACGATAACCAACTTCGGTGTATTCAACACCTTGATTGGAATTCCGATTATTAACCAACCACAGGTTGCCATACTTGGAACAGGTACGGTGAAGAAACGTCCGGTTGTAATAAACGATGCAATCGCTATACGTTCAATCGCACACTTAACTCTCGCATTCGATCATCGTATTGTAGATGGCGCGTTAGGTGGAACGTTTTTGGAAACAGTTTGCAAGTTGTTGGAGAATTATGATTCGGAAAAAGTTTTATAA
- the lipA gene encoding lipoyl synthase: MRIEIEKNHTLRRPDWLKAKIPSGEAYAHLKKLIDSKNLHTVCEEAKCPNRGECWNHGTATFMILGDICTRSCGFCAVKTGKPTELDSQEPYRVADAVKSMGVRHAVITSVNRDELFDGGAQIFAETIRQIRIKNPNTKVEVLIPDFRGDEFALNIVLDAFPDILNHNMETVPQLYPTVRPQANYNRSLELLHRSKRRGFNTKTGLMLGIGETTEEVLEVMKDLRKINCDILTLGQYLQPTKEHLPIDRFVHPDEFKMLKETGIQMGFKHVESGPLVRSSYHAEGQI, translated from the coding sequence ATGAGAATTGAGATAGAAAAAAATCATACTCTCCGCCGTCCTGATTGGCTCAAGGCGAAGATTCCTTCGGGCGAGGCGTATGCTCATCTGAAGAAATTGATAGACAGTAAGAATCTCCACACGGTTTGCGAAGAAGCGAAATGTCCCAATAGGGGAGAATGTTGGAATCATGGCACCGCGACGTTCATGATATTGGGTGATATCTGTACACGAAGTTGTGGTTTTTGCGCGGTGAAAACAGGTAAGCCCACCGAACTCGATTCTCAGGAACCATATCGTGTAGCCGATGCAGTAAAATCAATGGGTGTCCGTCATGCCGTGATTACTTCGGTCAATCGTGATGAATTATTCGATGGTGGTGCCCAGATATTCGCAGAGACAATTCGGCAGATCCGAATCAAGAATCCAAATACAAAAGTGGAAGTACTTATACCCGATTTCAGGGGTGACGAATTCGCATTGAACATCGTGCTCGATGCCTTTCCAGATATTCTAAACCATAATATGGAGACAGTCCCGCAGCTTTATCCGACTGTTAGGCCGCAGGCAAACTATAACCGATCTCTTGAACTTCTTCACCGGTCAAAGCGAAGAGGCTTTAATACAAAAACCGGATTAATGCTTGGTATCGGTGAAACAACTGAGGAAGTATTAGAAGTTATGAAAGACCTCCGCAAAATCAATTGCGATATCTTGACTCTCGGGCAATACCTCCAACCGACGAAAGAACATTTGCCCATCGATCGTTTTGTTCATCCCGATGAATTTAAGATGTTGAAAGAAACCGGTATTCAAATGGGATTCAAGCATGTCGAATCGGGACCGTTGGTTCGAAGCTCGTATCATGCCGAGGGACAAATATGA
- a CDS encoding M3 family metallopeptidase, producing the protein MCKRCHYLIIISILFWNFMMAQNDSNPFFKEWKTPFQTPPFGEIKLEHYIPAFEEGMRLQKAAIDVIVNITEEPTFENTIESMELSSEFLDRVDDVFFALNSANTNDEMQNLARKITPMLSKHNDDINLNLKLFERVKKLYDKRASLKLSSEQKAVLENYYIGFVRGGANLDEGGKDKLRKLNEELSMLSLKFGENMLKETNAVGLTADTEEELAGLSPDVIQAASELARSKDIQEHYAFTLQKPSFIPFLQYAKRRDLRERLFKAYINRCNNNNEYDNKKILSRIASLRVAKANLLGYKTHADFVLERNMAKKPENVYKFLKEIWTPAVKRANNEAADMQKIIGGEGEDFKLEPWDWWYYAEKLKKEKYSLDEEVIRPYFKMENVRQGVFDVASKLYGIQFVERKDIPVYHPDVKVFEVKEADGKHLGIFYSDYFPRDGKRSGAWSSTFRGQSNMKGKFVSPVVYNVGSFAKPTADKPSLMSLDEVNTLFHEFGHALQRLFANTTYPTAQWVPRDFVELPSQIMENWATEPKVLKMYAKHYQTGEPMPQELIDRLLNAGLFNQGFETVEYIAASILDMDWHTFTDTTQRDVLTFEKQSLTNIGLIPQIESRYQSTNFQHIFSGGYSAGYYSYLWAAVLDADAFNAITEKDLFDQKMAASFRKNVLSGGTAADAMEAYKRFRGGEPKIDALLKKRGLN; encoded by the coding sequence ATGTGTAAGCGTTGTCACTACCTCATAATTATATCAATATTATTTTGGAATTTCATGATGGCTCAAAACGATTCAAATCCATTTTTTAAAGAATGGAAGACGCCGTTTCAAACTCCGCCGTTCGGCGAGATAAAGCTCGAACATTATATTCCCGCATTCGAAGAGGGAATGAGATTGCAAAAAGCCGCGATTGATGTTATTGTTAACATCACTGAGGAACCGACTTTTGAAAACACGATCGAATCGATGGAGTTGAGCAGTGAATTTCTGGATCGTGTTGATGATGTATTTTTTGCTTTGAATTCGGCCAATACCAACGATGAAATGCAGAACCTTGCGCGAAAAATAACTCCTATGCTATCCAAGCATAACGATGACATTAACCTTAATCTAAAATTATTCGAGCGAGTGAAGAAACTTTACGATAAACGTGCATCACTGAAGCTCTCATCCGAACAAAAGGCAGTTTTAGAAAATTATTATATCGGGTTTGTACGCGGCGGTGCGAATCTTGATGAAGGAGGGAAAGATAAATTACGCAAGTTGAATGAAGAGTTGAGCATGCTCAGTCTAAAATTCGGAGAGAATATGCTTAAGGAAACTAATGCCGTTGGATTGACAGCAGACACTGAAGAGGAACTTGCCGGACTTTCACCCGATGTTATACAGGCAGCATCAGAATTGGCGCGATCTAAAGATATACAGGAACATTACGCCTTCACACTTCAAAAACCGAGCTTCATTCCATTCCTTCAATATGCGAAGCGTCGCGATTTACGCGAAAGACTTTTTAAAGCATATATAAACCGATGCAATAATAACAACGAGTACGATAACAAAAAAATATTATCACGCATTGCCTCACTTCGGGTTGCAAAAGCGAATCTTCTGGGATATAAAACTCACGCCGATTTCGTTCTTGAACGGAACATGGCGAAGAAACCGGAAAATGTTTACAAATTCTTAAAAGAGATCTGGACACCCGCGGTTAAAAGGGCAAATAACGAAGCCGCCGATATGCAAAAGATAATTGGCGGGGAAGGAGAAGATTTCAAACTTGAGCCGTGGGATTGGTGGTATTATGCGGAGAAGCTGAAGAAAGAAAAGTATAGTTTAGATGAAGAAGTGATTCGTCCTTATTTCAAAATGGAAAATGTGCGGCAGGGTGTTTTTGATGTCGCATCGAAATTGTACGGAATCCAATTCGTTGAGCGAAAAGATATTCCTGTTTATCATCCGGATGTTAAGGTGTTCGAAGTGAAAGAAGCCGACGGAAAGCATCTTGGCATATTCTATTCCGATTATTTCCCGCGAGACGGCAAGCGGAGCGGTGCTTGGTCGAGCACATTCCGCGGTCAATCAAATATGAAAGGGAAGTTTGTTTCCCCTGTTGTGTACAATGTTGGTAGTTTTGCAAAACCAACTGCCGATAAACCGTCATTGATGAGTTTGGATGAGGTGAATACCTTGTTCCACGAATTCGGACATGCATTGCAAAGACTTTTCGCTAACACAACATATCCAACTGCTCAATGGGTGCCTCGTGATTTTGTTGAGTTACCTTCGCAGATAATGGAAAACTGGGCTACCGAACCAAAAGTATTGAAGATGTACGCCAAGCATTATCAAACAGGCGAACCGATGCCACAGGAATTAATCGACAGACTGTTGAACGCGGGTTTGTTCAACCAGGGATTTGAAACCGTAGAATATATAGCGGCATCGATTCTCGATATGGATTGGCACACATTTACCGATACCACGCAGCGTGATGTTTTGACATTTGAAAAACAATCGTTGACAAACATCGGTTTGATACCTCAGATCGAATCGCGCTACCAGAGCACGAACTTCCAGCATATATTCTCGGGCGGATATTCGGCAGGATATTACAGTTACCTTTGGGCGGCTGTGCTCGATGCCGATGCATTCAACGCGATAACGGAAAAAGATTTATTCGATCAAAAAATGGCGGCATCTTTCAGGAAGAATGTTTTATCAGGCGGCACCGCCGCCGACGCGATGGAAGCATATAAACGTTTCCGCGGTGGCGAACCGAAGATTGACGCTCTGTTGAAGAAGCGCGGATTGAATTAG
- a CDS encoding isoprenylcysteine carboxylmethyltransferase family protein produces MKFKIIIFILLTFVALPWIILRLLSKFPHDLMTYIGIGLIIPSFVLLIIAIFQLGDSLAVTPQAKELVTKGLYSKIRHPMYLFGMLLFLGFAMVTRDVISYVVCAFALVNVFWRVRRENRVLEEKFGDAYRRYHEQVWF; encoded by the coding sequence TTGAAATTTAAAATAATCATATTTATATTGCTCACATTCGTTGCTCTGCCTTGGATCATTTTGCGTTTGCTGTCAAAGTTTCCGCATGATCTCATGACGTATATCGGCATTGGGCTCATCATCCCATCGTTTGTACTTCTGATCATCGCAATTTTCCAGCTTGGGGATTCGCTCGCGGTTACTCCACAGGCAAAGGAGCTCGTGACAAAAGGGCTGTATTCAAAGATCCGTCACCCGATGTATCTCTTCGGAATGTTGTTGTTCCTGGGATTCGCAATGGTTACCCGCGATGTCATCTCCTATGTCGTCTGTGCTTTTGCACTTGTTAATGTTTTTTGGCGCGTTCGCAGGGAGAACCGTGTTCTTGAAGAAAAATTCGGCGACGCATACAGAAGATACCACGAACAGGTGTGGTTCTGA